One window of the Diospyros lotus cultivar Yz01 chromosome 12, ASM1463336v1, whole genome shotgun sequence genome contains the following:
- the LOC127786524 gene encoding 2'-deoxymugineic-acid 2'-dioxygenase-like isoform X2, giving the protein MDSLISSRGKMQSVPESYNLPPETRPGDLVAPLLKTIPVIDLETLGPHRNELIQHIIKASQEYGFFQLTNHGVSEELMNDVLTMGAEFFNLPEKDKARYYSERSQSPEVCRLKTSNDYADEKVHFWRDNFRHPCHPLEDYIQHWPENPPRYREVVGRFSVEVRRLSLRLLNLICEGLGLEQGYFEERFCHGHLLSINHYPPCPDPTSVLGFTKHADPFLITFLNQGHVPGLQVLKDREWLGIEPLPNAFVVNINHMLQVISNGKLKSPDHRVVTNSKAARTTVVSFILPSSDCLIEPPKSLVNEHNPAVYRTFKFGDFLKTFYLDVREGICKVSSHLREGRTCQFSKYATILNSTCLP; this is encoded by the exons ATGGATTCTCTCATTTCAAGCAGGGGGAAGATGCAATCCGTGCCGGAATCATATAATTTACCACCAGAGACACGACCCGGTGACCTAGTAGCTCCTTTATTGAAGACCATACCAGTGATTGATCTTGAAACACTGGGCCCCCATCGCAATGAATTAATTCAGCATATCATCAAAGCTAGCCAAGAGTATGGATTCTTTCAG TTGACAAACCATGGTGTCTCGGAGGAGTTAATGAATGATGTACTGACGATGGGAgctgaattttttaatttgcctGAAAAGGACAAGGCAAGATACTACTCTGAGAGATCCCAGTCTCCTGAGGTTTGTAGGCTTAAAACAAGCAATGACTATGCAGACGAGAAGGTCCATTTCTGGAGAGATAATTTTCGGCACCCTTGCCACCCCCTGGAGGACTACATCCAGCATTGGCCTGAAAATCCACCTCGGTACAG AGAGGTGGTTGGACGTTTTTCAGTTGAGGTGAGGAGGCTGTCCCTGCGGCTgttgaatttaatttgtgaaGGATTAGGTCTTGAACAGGGTTACTTTGAGGAAAGGTTCTGTCACGGTCATCTTCTCTCTATTAATCACTACCCCCCATGCCCCGATCCAACCTCAGTCTTGGGATTTACTAAACATGCCGATCCTTTCCTCATCACCTTTCTTAACCAAGGCCATGTACCTGGGCTGCAAGTCTTGAAAGACCGGGAATGGCTGGGTATTGAGCCCCTTCCCAATGCATTTGTGgttaatataaatcacatgttaCAG GTAATCAGCAATGGGAAGCTGAAGAGCCCTGATCATAGAGTCGTGACAAACTCAAAAGCTGCAAGAACAACAGTCGTTAGCTTCATCCTTCCTTCTAGCGATTGCCTAATAGAGCCTCCAAAATCACTGGTGAATGAGCACAATCCGGCAGTTTACAGAACTTTTAAATTTGGAGATTTTCTCAAAACTTTTTACTTGGATGTTCGTGAAG GAATTTGTAAAGTTTCTTCCCATTTGAGGGAGGGCAGGACATGCCAATTTTCCAAATATGCAACCATATTAAACTCGACTTGTTTACCATAA
- the LOC127786503 gene encoding CDT1-like protein a, chloroplastic: MASDSSPFDSSKPKPLPSDQVTKALSSERSPWSSKTPEKPAYPPRRLRNCRAAMSVREVREAAAKIQLSSREQQPQPDPAVPDEQQIGSGPCDVPIGKSKRKVDESIGLPQKHQILVRFFDSLDSSIRLLSLKGYSSTFTNISPKVECLTDRRFSHVHLAQLKFILPEVIEIKRILVHDERTSCMKPDLHITMNIDAIKDAGKLMSVSGNSHMRRVFRARLLDFYKANPEGEVPEGTLPEPFNHKTALQTSITKASNSSLHSEMSTEALENPEPVVASHLSQRFQKRFSSKVSTSETVGINQKQSVASLQPSVVPVAELILDQSSDDELTIETAPSSISKFSLTPSTNKNCFSLRTSEASATPSRLPATPTEKGDHVKNEVCSAGTAIIVGTPTRLVSTPTKLMSATPAQQPPKRCYMSPDDNSTFSPNKLFTRPPRSRSLKFDTPVKNAKLKDEVNSATRQSPDNDIFEILPESLLQSIREKERKALEDQDPAISQAKKRKKMIAGLPKVFDMIRFLFQSIKRSIITKEELLHWIMSSHPDIVDRREVEEQLELLQELVPEWIFEKLASSGDLLICINKISSAESIRSRLMEAN, translated from the exons ATGGCTTCTGATTCATCGCCGTTCGATTCGTCAAAGCCGAAGCCCTTGCCGTCGGATCAAGTTACCAAAGCTCTCTCGTCGGAGCGGAGTCCATGGAGCTCCAAAACCCCGGAGAAACCGGCCTACCCTCCGCGTCGCCTCCGGAACTGTCGGGCAGCAATGTCCGTCAGAGAAGTGAGGGAGGCAGCAGCGAAGATCCAGTTGTCGAGTCGAGAACAGCAGCCTCAGCCCGATCCGGCTGTCCCAGATGAACAGCAGATCGGGTCGGGTCCGTGCGATGTTCCGATCGGGAAATCGAAGAGGAAGGTTGATGAGTCGATTGGTCTTCCGCAGAA GCATCAGATATTGGTCAGGTTCTTTGATAGCTTGGATAGTTCGATTCGGCTGCTTAGCCTTAAGGGCTACTCATCCACATTTACTAATATCAGCCCCAAAGTAGAATGTTTGACAGATAg GAGGTTCTCCCATGTCCATTTAGCACAGTTGAAGTTTATTTTACCTGAAGTGATTGAGATAAAGAGGATACTTGTACATGATGAGCGAACTAGTTGTATGAAGCCTGATCTCCACATTACTATGAATATTGATGCCATTAAGGATGCGGGAAAACTGATGTCAGTGAGTGGGAACTCACATATGAGAAGGGTCTTCCGTGCTAGACTCTTGGATTTTTACAAAGCCAATCCTGAG GGGGAAGTTCCCGAGGGGACACTCCCAGAGCCCTTCAATCACAAGACAGCCCTGCAGACGAGCATAACTAAGGCCTCTAATTCATCCTTGCATAGTGAGATGTCAACTGAAGCACTAGAAAACCCAGAGCCAGTAGTTGCATCCCATCTATCTCAACGTTTCCAGAAGcgtttttcatctaaggtttCAACCAGTGAAACGGTAGGTATTAACCAAAAGCAATCTGTAGCGTCCCTACAGCCTTCAGTCGTCCCTGTTGCAGAGCTAATCTTGGACCAGAGTTCTGACGATGAGCTAACCATTGAAACTGCTCCTTCATCCATCAGTAAATTTTCACTAACACCAAGCACCAATAAAAATTGTTTCTCACTTCGGACTTCTGAAGCTAGTGCAACACCATCCCGTTTACCTGCAACTCCAACAGAAAAGGGAGATCATGTAAAGAATGAAGTCTGTTCAGCGGGAACTGCTATCATCGTAGGAACACCTACAAGACTCGTTTCTACTCCAACAAAACTGATGAGTGCCACACCGGCACAGCAACCACCAAAGAGGTGCTATATGAGCCCTGATGACAATTCAACCTTTTCACCTAACAAATTGTTCACACGTCCACCCCGCAGCAGATCATTGAAATTTGATACTCCTGTCAAAAATGCAAAGCTCAAAGATGAAGTCAATAGTGCTACAAGGCAGTCACCCGAcaatgatatttttgaaattcttcCTGAGAGTCTTCTGCAATCG attagagaaaaagagaggaaagcATTAGAGGATCAAGATCCAGCCATCTCACAagcaaagaagaggaagaagatgattgcTGGCTTACCTAAAGTCTTTGACATGATCCGGTTCTTATTCCAGTCAATTAAGAGATCTATTATCACAAAGGAGGAGCTTTTGCACTGGATAATGTCCAGCCACCCAGACATTGTTGATAGAA GAGAAGTTGAAGAGCAACTTGAACTTTTGCAGGAACTGGTTCCTGAatggatttttgagaaattggCATCAAGTGGAGATCTTCTCATATG CATCAATAAGATTTCAAGTGCAGAGTCAATCCGGTCAAGATTGATGGAGGCAAATTGA
- the LOC127786498 gene encoding transcription factor bHLH155-like isoform X2 — protein MGTQLHQMLRTLCFNSEWQYAVFWKLDHQARTVIGHVAATGRHMWIFADEHETDMSLPFEHFDGWRNQFSAGIRTVVLVPIFPHGVVQLGSLNKVPEVLKMLNHIRDIFSAHQHCLLGRSPSVGHSMLNSSSCLIDISSGSSVSGNFLDCISSIGRPVSKDDMQHTLSDHAYAVPLLGNLLKKTDEVTSKDRGIELSASWGAESAILVKPGSEVFLLEQHEQVRKSLLIDRSWKWESGSLGYLGVGSEVQDTTSSAGSELYEVCRPGFESETIYYNLEAENMENETATEMPEGMDSSSLLTVDSGSDNLLEAVVANACRGGNNVKIEKSESVKSTLMTGAMPLTTCNDQSLIEMETVHCLSSEAGGVSSSKGFLSRIHSTFDGPLDNAKEPAKVNRKRARPDENSRPRPRDRQLIQHRVKKLREIVPSGSKCSIDSLLERTIKHMLFMQSTIKRAEKLKPSTKPKLLSPEPVVRGLPIHDQGSTWAVELGSHLNFCPIMIENVNMNGQMLIEMMCEDCSHFLKIAEAISSLGLIILKGTTKACGKKTRMCFVVEEDQNRSIHRLDILWTLVPILQSRASL, from the exons ATGGGTACTCAATTGCATCAAATGCTCAGGACCCTCTGTTTCAATAGTGAGTGGCAGTACGCTGTCTTCTGGAAGCTCGACCATCAAGCTCGGAC GGTTATTGGACATGTGGCAGCTACTGGGAGGCATATGTGGATTTTTGCAGATGAACATGAAACTGATATGTCGTTGCCATTTGAG CATTTTGATGGATGGCGGAATCAGTTTTCTGCTGGGATCAGG ACAGTTGTTCTGGTGCCTATTTTTCCACATGGTGTTGTGCAGCTTGGATCTTTAAATAAA GTTCCAGAGGTTTTGAAGATGCTGAACCACATTAGAGATATCTTTTCTGCACATCAACATTGCCTACTGGGACGTAGTCCTAGTGTAGGACATTCTATGTTGAACAGTTCATCATGTTTg ATAGATATCTCTTCCGGAAGTTCGGTTTCTGGGAATTTTCTTGACTGCATAAGCAGCATAGGTAGACCAGTTAGCAAAGATGATATGCAGCATACGCTTTCTGATCATGCTTATGCTGTTCCGTTGCTTGGTAATTTACTGAAGAAGACAGATGAAGTGACCAGTAAGGATAGAGGAATTGAATTATCAGCATCTTGGGGTGCTGAAAGTGCAATCTTAGTTAAACCAGGATCTGAAGTTTTCCTTTTGGAGCAGCATGAACAAGTACGGAAAAGTTTGCTTATTGATAGGAGTTGGAAATGGGAGTCTGGTAGCTTGGGGTATCTGGGAGTGGGTTCAGAAGTCCAGGATACTACATCTTCTGCGGGCTCTGAGCTATATGAGGTATGCAGACCAGGTTTTGAAAGCGAGactatttattataatttggaagcagaaaatatggaaaatgaaaCAGCTACTGAGATGCCAGAGGGAATGGACAGTAGTAGCTTGTTGACAGTGGACTCTGGCTCAGATAATCTTCTAGAAGCAGTGGTGGCTAATGCTTGCCGTGGTGGGAATAATGTCAAAATTGAGAAATCTGAATCAGTGAAGTCCACATTGATGACTGGAGCAATGCCACTTACTACCTGCAATGACCAGTCTCTTATAGAAATGGAGACAGTGCACTGCTTGAGCTCTGAGGCAGGTGGTGTGAGCTCTTCGAAGGGCTTTTTATCGAGGATCCATAGTACATTTGATGGACCGTTGGATAATGCAAAAGAACCAGCTAAGGTCAATAGGAAGAGAGCTAGGCCTGATGAAAATTCTAGGCCTAGGCCAAGAGACAGACAATTGATTCAACATCGCGTTAAAAAGCTAAGAGAGATTGTGCCCAGTGGATCAAAG TGCAGTATCGACTCACTTCTTGAGCGTACAATCAAGCACATGCTCTTCATGCAAAGTACCATTAAACGTGCTGAGAAACTAAAACCGTCCACCAAGCCAAAG TTGCTTAGCCCGGAACCAGTTGTGCGAGGCTTACCCATACACGATCAGGGTTCAACCTGGGCAGTGGAATTGGGAAGTCACCTAAATTTTTGTCCAATAATGATAGAGAATGTCAACATGAATGGGCAAATGCTGATTGAG ATGATGTGTGAGGACTGCAGCCATTTTCTTAAGATAGCTGAAGCCATTAGTAGCTTAGGTCTGATAATTCTGAAAGGTACTACCAAAGCCTGTGGGAAGAAAACACGGATGTGTTTTGTTGTTGAG GAGGATCAGAACAGAAGCATTCATCGGTTGGATATCCTGTGGACACTTGTGCCAATACTGCAATCCAGGGCTTCACTCTAG
- the LOC127786498 gene encoding transcription factor bHLH155-like isoform X1 has translation MGTQLHQMLRTLCFNSEWQYAVFWKLDHQARTMLTWEDAYYDYHEKHEDPENMCSTEMGVSLHEWLLPDPLGLALVKMSYHVHSLGEGVIGHVAATGRHMWIFADEHETDMSLPFEHFDGWRNQFSAGIRTVVLVPIFPHGVVQLGSLNKVPEVLKMLNHIRDIFSAHQHCLLGRSPSVGHSMLNSSSCLIDISSGSSVSGNFLDCISSIGRPVSKDDMQHTLSDHAYAVPLLGNLLKKTDEVTSKDRGIELSASWGAESAILVKPGSEVFLLEQHEQVRKSLLIDRSWKWESGSLGYLGVGSEVQDTTSSAGSELYEVCRPGFESETIYYNLEAENMENETATEMPEGMDSSSLLTVDSGSDNLLEAVVANACRGGNNVKIEKSESVKSTLMTGAMPLTTCNDQSLIEMETVHCLSSEAGGVSSSKGFLSRIHSTFDGPLDNAKEPAKVNRKRARPDENSRPRPRDRQLIQHRVKKLREIVPSGSKCSIDSLLERTIKHMLFMQSTIKRAEKLKPSTKPKLLSPEPVVRGLPIHDQGSTWAVELGSHLNFCPIMIENVNMNGQMLIEMMCEDCSHFLKIAEAISSLGLIILKGTTKACGKKTRMCFVVEEDQNRSIHRLDILWTLVPILQSRASL, from the exons ATGGGTACTCAATTGCATCAAATGCTCAGGACCCTCTGTTTCAATAGTGAGTGGCAGTACGCTGTCTTCTGGAAGCTCGACCATCAAGCTCGGAC GATGCTCACTTGGGAAGATGCTTACTATGACTACCATGAGAAACATGAGGATCCAGAGAACATGTGTTCCACTGAGATGGGGGTTAGCTTGCATGAATGGCTTTTACCTGATCCACTTGGATTAGCTCTGGTAAAGATGTCATACCACGTACACTCTCTTGGGGAAGG GGTTATTGGACATGTGGCAGCTACTGGGAGGCATATGTGGATTTTTGCAGATGAACATGAAACTGATATGTCGTTGCCATTTGAG CATTTTGATGGATGGCGGAATCAGTTTTCTGCTGGGATCAGG ACAGTTGTTCTGGTGCCTATTTTTCCACATGGTGTTGTGCAGCTTGGATCTTTAAATAAA GTTCCAGAGGTTTTGAAGATGCTGAACCACATTAGAGATATCTTTTCTGCACATCAACATTGCCTACTGGGACGTAGTCCTAGTGTAGGACATTCTATGTTGAACAGTTCATCATGTTTg ATAGATATCTCTTCCGGAAGTTCGGTTTCTGGGAATTTTCTTGACTGCATAAGCAGCATAGGTAGACCAGTTAGCAAAGATGATATGCAGCATACGCTTTCTGATCATGCTTATGCTGTTCCGTTGCTTGGTAATTTACTGAAGAAGACAGATGAAGTGACCAGTAAGGATAGAGGAATTGAATTATCAGCATCTTGGGGTGCTGAAAGTGCAATCTTAGTTAAACCAGGATCTGAAGTTTTCCTTTTGGAGCAGCATGAACAAGTACGGAAAAGTTTGCTTATTGATAGGAGTTGGAAATGGGAGTCTGGTAGCTTGGGGTATCTGGGAGTGGGTTCAGAAGTCCAGGATACTACATCTTCTGCGGGCTCTGAGCTATATGAGGTATGCAGACCAGGTTTTGAAAGCGAGactatttattataatttggaagcagaaaatatggaaaatgaaaCAGCTACTGAGATGCCAGAGGGAATGGACAGTAGTAGCTTGTTGACAGTGGACTCTGGCTCAGATAATCTTCTAGAAGCAGTGGTGGCTAATGCTTGCCGTGGTGGGAATAATGTCAAAATTGAGAAATCTGAATCAGTGAAGTCCACATTGATGACTGGAGCAATGCCACTTACTACCTGCAATGACCAGTCTCTTATAGAAATGGAGACAGTGCACTGCTTGAGCTCTGAGGCAGGTGGTGTGAGCTCTTCGAAGGGCTTTTTATCGAGGATCCATAGTACATTTGATGGACCGTTGGATAATGCAAAAGAACCAGCTAAGGTCAATAGGAAGAGAGCTAGGCCTGATGAAAATTCTAGGCCTAGGCCAAGAGACAGACAATTGATTCAACATCGCGTTAAAAAGCTAAGAGAGATTGTGCCCAGTGGATCAAAG TGCAGTATCGACTCACTTCTTGAGCGTACAATCAAGCACATGCTCTTCATGCAAAGTACCATTAAACGTGCTGAGAAACTAAAACCGTCCACCAAGCCAAAG TTGCTTAGCCCGGAACCAGTTGTGCGAGGCTTACCCATACACGATCAGGGTTCAACCTGGGCAGTGGAATTGGGAAGTCACCTAAATTTTTGTCCAATAATGATAGAGAATGTCAACATGAATGGGCAAATGCTGATTGAG ATGATGTGTGAGGACTGCAGCCATTTTCTTAAGATAGCTGAAGCCATTAGTAGCTTAGGTCTGATAATTCTGAAAGGTACTACCAAAGCCTGTGGGAAGAAAACACGGATGTGTTTTGTTGTTGAG GAGGATCAGAACAGAAGCATTCATCGGTTGGATATCCTGTGGACACTTGTGCCAATACTGCAATCCAGGGCTTCACTCTAG
- the LOC127786529 gene encoding 1-aminocyclopropane-1-carboxylate oxidase homolog 12-like, translating into MARVEMKMKMISSNPSVNEAGCFEDRAKAAMKFDQTKAGVKGLLDAGVEKIPSIFIHQPESRAGDTTTGTEQDLQILMIDLKGIHGGGRSETVEEVKEAAREWGFFQIVNHGVPFGVMKGLLEGVRRFHEQPSETKEEFYTREFTKRVTYYSTGTLHINQTAHWRDSLSVDFPDGNPDPEGLPPVCREAFVEYVSSMVKLRDVLSELFSEALGLGRGYLSEKECMEDLKLVCHYYPAYPEPDLTMGITKHSDPYFLTVLLQDSIGGLQILHHDRWVDVHPVEGAFVINLGDFMQLITNDKFKSVEHRVVARRVGPRLSAASLLFPSVKNKYKTYGPHEYFLKFASIGLDGTQGLPHFRL; encoded by the exons ATGGCAAGAGtagagatgaagatgaagatgatcaGCAGCAACCCATCTGTTAACGAGGCTGGCTGCTTTGAGGACAGGGCCAAAGCAGCAATGAAGTTCGACCAAACCAAGGCCGGGGTCAAGGGGCTCCTGGATGCCGGGGTGGAGAAGATACCCAGCATCTTCATCCACCAGCCGGAGAGCCGGGCCGGGGACACGACAACCGGCACCGAGCAAGACCTCCAGATTCTGATGATCGACCTCAAAGGCATCCATGGCGGTGGAAGATCAGAGACTGTCGAGGAAGTTAAGGAAGCGGCTCGGGAATGGGGGTTCTTTCAGATTGTCAACCACGGAGTGCCATTCGGTGTCATGAAGGGGCTGCTGGAAGGCGTTCGACGATTCCACGAGCAGCCCAGCGAGACTAAGGAGGAGTTCTACACACGAGAGTTTACAAAGAGAGTGACATACTACTCGACTGGAACTCTCCATATCAATCAAACTGCCCACTGGAGGGACTCACTTTCGGTTGACTTTCCAGACGGCAACCCAGACCCCGAAGGCCTACCCCCGGTTTGCAG GGAAGCATTTGTGGAGTATGTGAGCAGCATGGTTAAGCTAAGGGATGTCTTGTCCGAGTTATTCTCAGAGGCGCTGGGGCTTGGGCGCGGCTACCTTTCAGAAAAGGAATGCATGGAGGATCTGAAACTGGTTTGCCACTACTACCCGGCTTACCCCGAGCCAGACCTGACCATGGGCATAACCAAGCATTCGGATCCATATTTCCTCACTGTCCTGTTGCAAGACAGTATCGGTGGCCTCCAAATCCTGCACCACGATCGCTGGGTCGATGTGCACCCTGTGGAGGGTGCTTTTGTCATCAACCTTGGCGACTTCATGCAG CTTATCACGAATGACAAGTTCAAGAGTGTGGAGCACAGAGTGGTGGCTAGGAGGGTTGGTCCGAGGCTCTCAGCTGCGAGTCTCCTCTTCCCTAGTGTTAAGAACAAATACAAAACTTATGGCCCTCATGAATACTTTCTAAAGTTCGCTTCTATTGGACTTGATGGCACCCAGGGCCTTCCTCATTTCAGGCTGTGA
- the LOC127786535 gene encoding 1-aminocyclopropane-1-carboxylate oxidase homolog 1-like, with amino-acid sequence MVVSVAGESVDGCYDWAKEVKEFEDTKAGVKGLVDSGVEKVPEFFIHKPDSVQPQPNGGEVSGAPLDLPIIDLQGVESGGARRREVVEEMRKAASTWGFFRMVNHGIPVATLDAMLEATRRFHEQPTEAKRELYSSDGRRSVRFTSNVPTTEFDPACWRDLLTCVFRDDAIDPEALPPVCRNELQEYVKYLIKLRETMAELLSEALGLSSDYLSRIECMKSEALALLYYPACPQPDLTVGNSRHSDTTFLTVLLQDTVGGLQILHDNQWVDVPPVHGSLIANIGDLMQIISNDKFKSVEHKVRAQHIGPRVSVACFFTASTGAAPKPFGPIKELLSNDSPPVYREFHVAEYISFYKTTYGRVASALPHFKLSN; translated from the exons ATGGTTGTTTCGGTCGCCGGAGAATCTGTCGATGGCTGCTACGATTGGGCCAAAGAAGTGAAGGAGTTTGAGGACACCAAAGCTGGTGTCAAGGGACTAGTGGACTCCGGCGTGGAGAAGGTACCCGAGTTCTTCATCCACAAGCCGGATAGCGTGCAGCCGCAGCCCAATGGCGGGGAAGTCAGCGGAGCCCCCCTCGATCTCCCCATCATAGACTTGCAGGGAGTGGAGAGCGGCGGCGCCCGGCGGAGGGAGGTGGTGGAGGAGATGCGGAAGGCGGCTTCAACCTGGGGGTTCTTCCGGATGGTGAACCATGGCATCCCCGTTGCCACCTTGGACGCCATGCTGGAAGCTACGAGAAGGTTCCACGAGCAGCCCACCGAGGCCAAGAGGGAGTTATATTCCTCCGATGGCCGCAGAAGCGTCCGATTCACCAGCAACGTTCCCACAACGGAATTCGACCCCGCTTGCTGGAGGGATCTTTTAACGTGTGTTTTCCGGGACGATGCTATTGACCCTGAAGCTCTCCCTCCGGTTTGCAGAAACGAGCTCCAAGAGTACGTGAAGTACCTGATCAAGCTGAGAGAGACGATGGCGGAGCTACTTTCAGAGGCATTAGGGCTGAGCAGCGACTACCTTTCTCGGATTGAATGCATGAAAAGCGAAGCCCTGGCATTGCTTTACTACCCAGCTTGCCCGCAGCCGGATCTCACCGTCGGCAACTCGAGGCATTCCGACACCACTTTTCTCACAGTACTGTTGCAAGACACCGTCGGCGGCCTCCAAATTCTTCACGATAACCAGTGGGTCGACGTGCCGCCCGTTCATGGATCTCTCATAGCCAACATAGGCGATCTCAtgcag ATCATTTCCAACGACAAGTTCAAGAGCGTGGAGCACAAGGTGAGGGCCCAACACATCGGACCCAGAGTCTCAGTGGCGTGCTTCTTCACGGCCAGCACCGGCGCCGCCCCCAAGCCATTCGGACCCATCAAGGAGCTTCTCTCCAACGACAGCCCGCCGGTTTACAGAGAATTCCACGTCGCTGAATACATCTCCTTCTACAAGACCACGTACGGCCGCGTGGCCTCTGCGCTTCCTCACTTCAAGCTATCAAATTAA